The following coding sequences lie in one Miscanthus floridulus cultivar M001 chromosome 9, ASM1932011v1, whole genome shotgun sequence genomic window:
- the LOC136480254 gene encoding uncharacterized protein yields the protein MPARITDFWCVTVILVGGGARVFSHSHELEWQHHATQTSTAGGALRSSSRFFRHIIRAIVDPAAAAAGGGGGGGGGDDDARARAALFQRQIVSFMRQRAWHAPDVSLLPHTGWVFVSRKIGRLLNWLQVLSSLACVALSVMRLWKHDFGDPDDSRNMRPALLLFYTLALVEALLFLFEKAYWTWKVSVCKLLHQVSDECELGAYGLVSLKRFFYDAYSRCIAGSIFDGIKMDLVTFAEELILSDFLDEQLIGVRILQQFANSERSASDTLRKVGTTPRSIERVVEMLNWKRPEEEEVRWCVAEIVSKLAGKRQNALRVSGIPGAIESVTSLLYTGRGPPVSGMHPQLPGAPADDKHGASPASRGYDHLPFNLLGLLILKRLARDHDNCGKIGNARGLLAKVINFTQASPVLLQNPHVTDSQVSAVKRALKVVKMLVSTTGNTGKALRESVAENVFTVSNLRDILRYGQQHRELQKLATDVLTGLAMDDSGKEAIVATGGVVKLLLSMFFNSQETELGCEAGEALAMLVLESEAGCAAILKHADVMDQLVSALQDGDARRLNAARVLRNLCAYSGQQQRERLRVVTRALPAVLKATMVDRDKILEVSVGLTTEIFKFIDGEQFAAELRGAGVADERAYVERLASILRQYRYPEIRVPRMRRFVVQQVIWLVTNSGGRGGYIELLREVGMQRLLESIADTTSELECYHVFSGSVGISMHRESFSDIVDSARGGGGAGAGALARPGARPIPVEPAPRRAHARPPHPDGRITDFSPAEHPAEPHADAPRPSAAVVLSGVHMSVKGRKVVGPTCQLTVHGW from the coding sequence ATGCCCGCCCGCATCACCGACTTCTGGTGCGTCACCGTGATCCTCGTCGGCGGGGGCGCGCGCGTCTTCAGCCACAGCCACGAGCTGGAGTGGCAGCACCACGCCACGCAGACCTCCACCGCGGGCGGCGCGTTGCGCTCCAGCTCCCGCTTCTTCCGCCACATCATTCGCGCCATCGTCGATCCGGCTGCCGCGGccgccggaggcggcggcggcggcggcgggggcgacgaCGACGCGCGAGCCAGGGCCGCGCTGTTCCAGCGCCAGATCGTCTCCTTCATGAGGCAGCGCGCCTGGCACGCGCCGGACGTGTCGCTGCTCCCCCACACCGGCTGGGTCTTCGTGTCCAGGAAGATCGGCAGGCTGCTCAACTGGCTGCAGGTGCTCTCCTCGCTCGCCTGCGTCGCGCTCTCGGTGATGCGCCTCTGGAAGCACGACTTCGGCGACCCCGACGACAGCCGCAACATGAGGCCGGCGCTCCTGCTCTTCTACACGCTGGCGCTCGTGGAGGCGTTGCTCTTCCTGTTCGAGAAGGCGTACTGGACGTGGAAGGTCTCCGTCTGCAAGCTGCTCCACCAGGTGAGCGATGAGTGCGAGCTGGGCGCGTACGGGCTCGTCTCCCTCAAGCGCTTCTTCTATGACGCCTACTCGCGGTGCATCGCTGGGAGCATCTTCGACGGCATCAAGATGGACCTCGTCACCTTCGCGGAGGAGCTCATCCTCTCGGACTTCCTCGACGAGCAGCTCATCGGCGTGCGCATCCTGCAGCAGTTCGCCAACAGCGAGCGCTCCGCGAGCGACACGCTGCGCAAGGTCGGCACCACCCCGAGGTCCATCGAGCGGGTCGTCGAGATGCTCAACTGGAAGCGCCCCGAAGAGGAGGAGGTGCGATGGTGCGTCGCCGAGATCGTGTCCAAGCTCGCCGGCAAGCGTCAGAACGCGCTCCGGGTGTCCGGCATCCCTGGCGCCATCGAGTCCGTCACGTCCCTGCTCTACACCGGCAGGGGTCCGCCCGTGTCCGGAATGCACCCGCAGCTGCCCGGTGCTCCCGCCGACGACAAGCACGGGGCCTCACCGGCGAGCCGCGGCTACGACCACCTGCCGTTCAACTTGCTGGGCCTGCTCATCCTCAAGAGGCTCGCCAGGGACCATGACAACTGCGGCAAGATCGGGAACGCGCGAGGCCTGCTCGCCAAGGTCATCAACTTCACGCAGGCGTCGCCGGTTCTCCTCCAGAACCCGCACGTGACCGACTCGCAGGTGAGCGCCGTGAAGCGCGCGCTCAAGGTGGTCAAGATGCTCGTGTCCACGACGGGGAACACGGGGAAGGCGCTCCGGGAGAGCGTCGCGGAGAACGTGTTCACGGTGAGCAACCTGCGCGACATACTGCGGTACGGGCAGCAGCACAGGGAGCTGCAGAAGCTTGCCACGGACGTACTGACTGGGCTGGCCATGGACGACAGCGGCAAGGAGGCCATCGTGGCCACCGGAGGCGTCGTCAAGCTGCTGCTGTCGATGTTCTTCAATTCCCAAGAGACGGAACTCGGCTGCGAGGCCGGCGAAGCGCTGGCGATGCTGGTGCTGGAGAGCGAGGCCGGCTGCGCGGCGATACTCAAGCACGCCGACGTGATGGACCAGCTCGTGTCGGCGTTGCAGGACGGCGACGCACGGCGCCTGAACGCGGCGCGGGTGCTGCGGAACCTGTGCGCGTACTCGGGGCAACAGCAGAGGGAGCGGCTGCGCGTGGTGACCAGGGCCCTGCCGGCGGTGCTGAAGGCCACCATGGTGGACAGAGATAAAATACTCGAGGTGTCCGTCGGCCTGACGACGGAGATCTTCAAGTTCATCGACGGCGAGCAGTTTGCCGCCGAGCTGCGCGGCGCCGGCGTGGCGGACGAACGGGCATACGTGGAGCGGCTGGCGAGCATCCTGCGGCAGTACAGGTATCCGGAGATCAGGGTCCCGCGAATGCGACGGTTCGTGGTGCAGCAGGTCATCTGGCTGGTGACGAATTCGGGCGGCCGCGGCGGGTACATTGAGCTCCTCAGGGAGGTGGGCATGCAGCGGCTGCTAGAGTCTATCGCCGACACCACGTCGGAGCTGGAGTGCTACCACGTTTTCTCAGGAAGCGTGGGCATCAGCATGCACCGTGAGAGCTTCTCCGACATCGTGGACTCCGCGcgtggaggtggcggcgccgGCGCAGGCGCGCTCGCGCGGCCAGGGGCGCGTCCCATCCCCGTAGAGCCAGCACCCCGCAGAGCCCATGCCCGCCCACCCCACCCGGATGGACGCATCACCGACTTCTCCCCCGCAGAGCACCCCGCAGAGCCACACGCGGATGCACCCCGTCCAAGCGCCGCCGTCGTTTTGTCTGGTGTCCACATGTCAGTTAAGGGGAGAAaggtggtggggcccacatgtcagttaaCGGTTCACGGATGGTAA